From Polaribacter butkevichii, a single genomic window includes:
- a CDS encoding energy transducer TonB, translating to MDVKKNPKQQLENYSKIFLQIGLVLTLFITYTLIEYKTYERNDLKSLGQANMIDDMKEDIPIIEMQEVKPPPKNTPPPVVEQITVVEDEKEIEETVIESTETDETEGVIVNTDDIVEVEEVEEVVEDIPFILIENVPVYPGCKGDNKALKDCFTKKVTEFFGRKFDVNLANELGLQPGKKKLFVIFTINKKGKIANVRARGPHPRLEKEVVEIISALPTMTPGKQRGTPVGVSYSIPITFEVRI from the coding sequence ATGGACGTTAAAAAAAACCCAAAACAACAGTTAGAAAATTATAGCAAGATTTTCTTACAAATAGGGTTAGTGCTAACCTTATTTATTACCTACACTTTAATTGAATATAAAACATATGAAAGGAATGATTTAAAAAGCTTAGGACAAGCCAATATGATCGATGATATGAAAGAAGACATTCCTATCATAGAAATGCAAGAAGTAAAACCACCACCAAAAAACACACCTCCACCAGTTGTAGAACAAATTACAGTTGTAGAAGATGAAAAAGAAATAGAAGAAACCGTTATAGAATCTACAGAAACAGATGAAACAGAAGGTGTAATTGTAAATACAGACGATATTGTAGAGGTAGAAGAAGTAGAAGAGGTAGTAGAAGATATCCCTTTTATCTTAATTGAAAACGTACCTGTTTACCCTGGATGTAAAGGAGATAACAAAGCCTTAAAAGACTGTTTTACAAAAAAAGTAACTGAGTTTTTTGGTAGAAAGTTTGATGTTAATTTAGCTAACGAATTAGGCTTACAACCTGGTAAAAAGAAATTATTTGTAATTTTTACAATTAACAAAAAAGGTAAAATAGCAAATGTTAGAGCTAGAGGACCACACCCTAGATTAGAAAAAGAAGTAGTAGAAATTATTAGTGCCTTACCTACCATGACTCCTGGAAAACAAAGAGGAACTCCTGTTGGTGTTAGTTACAGTATCCCTATTACTTTTGAAGTTAGAATTTAA